The following proteins are encoded in a genomic region of Arachis stenosperma cultivar V10309 chromosome 4, arast.V10309.gnm1.PFL2, whole genome shotgun sequence:
- the LOC130976829 gene encoding mavicyanin-like — MSRGMSGALLLLAFVVVATSKWRVVAELHHVVGGDRGWDSDSDLLSWSNHRVFRVGDQIWFTYSVAQGLIAEVESREEYEACDVRNPIRMYNEGLHTVPLEREGIRYFASTDPQNCKTGLKLHLHVLPKDHDHHDNAPPVTKIVEAVAPSTPSSAYSLSYRYCHGTILALVLMFFVTMLLA, encoded by the exons ATGAGTCGGGGAATGTCTGgtgctcttcttcttcttgcttttGTTGTGGTTGCAACCAGCAAATGGCGCGTGGTGGCGGAGCTGCACCATGTCGTTGGTGGTGATCGTGGCTGGGATTCCGATTCTGACCTCCTTTCATGGTCTAATCACAGGGTCTTTAGGGTCGGAGACCAAATCT GGTTCACATACTCAGTGGCGCAGGGACTAATAGCTGAGGTGGAAAGCAGAGAAGAATATGAAGCATGTGATGTGAGGAACCCTATCAGGATGTACAACGAGGGACTCCATACCGTACCACTTGAGAGGGAAGGGATCAGGTACTTCGCCAGCACAGACCCTCAAAACTGCAAGACTGGTCTTAAGCTACACCTTCATGTTCTTCCCAAGGATCATGATCATCATGATAATGCACCCCCAGTCACCAAAATAGTTGAGGCTGTTGCACCCTCTACCCCTTCTTCTGCTTATTCTCTCTCTTATCGTTATTGTCATGGAACGATTCTTGCGCTTGTGCTTATGTTCTTTGTCACCATGCTCCTTGCTTAG
- the LOC130973936 gene encoding transcription initiation factor IIF subunit alpha-like isoform X2 — protein sequence MTENSNIEAAGMSASTQPSSPPSGVRKNRSAVCDHFDVENAIEKMKLQDFLSEQKSSGKDVHGTASKSNASAKGSAPPLPSSSSSKAGTSTAASGPVSEEEIRAVLKQKTRVTTQHLVAKFKARLRCKEDKYAFAKILKRISKIQRNPTSNRASYVILRDK from the exons ATGACTGAAAACAGTAATATTGAAGCAGCAGGGATGTCCGCTAGTACTCAACCATCTTCTCCACCGTCAGGTGTTCGTAAGAATCGGTCAGCTGTCTGTGATCATTTTGATGTAGAGAATGCTATCGAGAAGATGAAGTTGCAAGATTTTCTCTCG GAACAAAAGTCATCCGGTAAAGATGTACACGGGACTGCTTCTAAAAGTAATGCATCAGCAAAAGGTTCGGCCCCACCActgccatcatcatcatcgtcaaAAGCTGGGACTTCCACTGCAGCTTCTGGACCTGTGAGTGAAGAAGAAATCAGAGCTGTGTTAAAGCAAAAGACTCGAGTGACCACACAGCATCTTGTAGCTAAATTTAAGGCAAGACTAAGATGTAAAGAG GATAAGTATGCATTTGCAAAGATCCTGAAAAGAATATCTAAAATACAGAGAAATCCAACTTCAAATAGAGCCAGTTATGTTATCCTGAGAGATAAGTGA
- the LOC130973936 gene encoding transcription initiation factor IIF subunit alpha-like isoform X1: protein MTENSNIEAAGMSASTQPSSPPSGVRKNRSAVCDHFDVENAIEKMKLQDFLSVNCGREQKSSGKDVHGTASKSNASAKGSAPPLPSSSSSKAGTSTAASGPVSEEEIRAVLKQKTRVTTQHLVAKFKARLRCKEDKYAFAKILKRISKIQRNPTSNRASYVILRDK, encoded by the exons ATGACTGAAAACAGTAATATTGAAGCAGCAGGGATGTCCGCTAGTACTCAACCATCTTCTCCACCGTCAGGTGTTCGTAAGAATCGGTCAGCTGTCTGTGATCATTTTGATGTAGAGAATGCTATCGAGAAGATGAAGTTGCAAGATTTTCTCTCGGTAAATTGTGGTAGA GAACAAAAGTCATCCGGTAAAGATGTACACGGGACTGCTTCTAAAAGTAATGCATCAGCAAAAGGTTCGGCCCCACCActgccatcatcatcatcgtcaaAAGCTGGGACTTCCACTGCAGCTTCTGGACCTGTGAGTGAAGAAGAAATCAGAGCTGTGTTAAAGCAAAAGACTCGAGTGACCACACAGCATCTTGTAGCTAAATTTAAGGCAAGACTAAGATGTAAAGAG GATAAGTATGCATTTGCAAAGATCCTGAAAAGAATATCTAAAATACAGAGAAATCCAACTTCAAATAGAGCCAGTTATGTTATCCTGAGAGATAAGTGA
- the LOC130974511 gene encoding uncharacterized protein LOC130974511, giving the protein MENSEAHIEKSSSAVVHPRYLSLPRSSSTLLFSFSVLIHNATFPSVNTHLRRRLPPPCRRLPPPLAVRPHQRRRSSTPKTYLRGEMASEDSFLVLVHHRGSIKRKTRSGMKFTDKDPLCIIMSPATSYDGLVCSVLGKLGLEGVKRVKKFFYRIPITVLHDTVKYDCFTIGSDEDLQVMFLSRRQFPEVRTPELLAKFVDVHVASPLFAVDLAGNVGDEVGYDEHHPTEVRCPPPAGVGEGSFDDPDDDEVEPDIITDESGDDVGASDPIRPTGGSSSGTNQYPPHFSSLDLDAMRQDGHLGQLAGFGARDTDGSAGITEFQVGQQFQDKDEALLSVKTYSICRGVQYKVVESDYRRYVGKCSEFGNGCTWLIRLSLRQRKGIWEVKRYNGPHTCLATSVSSDHRSLDYHVITTFIMPMVRADASVNIKVLLNATAAHFGFRPTYQRVWMAKQKAVAIIYGDWDESYNELPRWVLGVQLTMPGTVAVFRTCPVRVGGQVNESQSYFHRMFWTFPPCIEAFRHCKPLVSIDGTHLYGKYGGTLLVAIAQDGNSNILPVAFALVEGENAESWSFFLSHLRQHVIPQPGLLVISDRHNGIKAALEAPDGGWLPPSAYRAFCIRHVAANFALTFKGKYAQRLLVNAAYAKTEVEFDYWFDILRSENPAMCDWANRIDYKLLTQYCDEGRRFGHMTTNISECVNSILKGVRNLPICSLVKATYGRLAELFVRKGREAEAQMGTGQQFSQYLVKCIEANLKTARCFTVTVYDRDNSEYTVAETTPTGSFSLGTYRVSLGSKTCDCGYFQALHFPCPHALACCAYSRLTWQPYVHQVYQLSSVFGVYQMGFTPPIPEGFWPPYAGPSIIPDPNMRRAREGRPRSTRIRNNMDDADPNRPKRCGLCRQPGHTRRSCPQAAGPSGTAGN; this is encoded by the exons ATGGAAAACTCAGAGGCTCACATCGAGAAGTCATCATCCGCCGTCGTTCATCCGCGCTACCTTTCTCTTCCACGCTCATCTTCGACGCTGCTTTTTTCATTCTCGGTGCTTATTCACAACGCCACATTCCCCTCCGTTAACACTCATCTTCGTCGCCGCCTTCCTCCTCCTTGTCGCCGCCTTCCTCCTCCTCTCGCTGTTCGTCCGCATCAACGTCGCCGTTCGTCCACGCCGAAAACTTACTTAAG AGGTGAGATGGCTAGTGAGGATAGTTTTCTAGTGCTAGTACACCACAGAGGATCGATTAAGAGAAAAACTCGGTCTGGGATGAAGTTCACGGATAAGGATCCTCTATGTATTATCATGAGCCCCGCGACTAGTTACGATGGTCTCGTGTGCTCTGTGCTTGGCAAACTTGGTCTGGAAGGAGTGAAGAGAGTTAAGAAGTTTTTCTATCGAATTCCAATCACGGTGCTCCACGATACGGTGAAGTATGATTGTTTCACGATCGGGAGTGATGAGGACTTGCAGGTCATGTTTCTTTCTCGTAGGCAGTTTCCGGAGGTGAGGACACCGGAGCTATTGGCAAAGTTCGTCGACGTA CATGTCGCCTCCCCATTGTTTGCTGTTGATCTCGCCGGCAATGTTGGAGACGAGGTTGGATATGATGAACATCATCCGACTGAAGTACGGTGTCCTCCTCCGGCTGGTGTTGGCGAGGGATCGTTTGATGATCCCGATGATGATGAAGTCGAGCCGGATATTATCACTGATGAAAGCGGCGATGATGTTGGAGCGAGTGATCCGATAAGGCCTACTGGTGGTTCTAGTTCTGGCACAAATCAGTACCCACCccatttttcatctttggatctggATGCCATGAGGCAGGACGGACATCTTGGGCAGCTAGCTGGATTTGGCGCTAGAGATACCGACGGGTCTGCCGGTATAACAGAGTTCCAGGTTGGTCAACAATTCCAGGATAAAGATGAGGCGCTGTTGAGTGTCAAGACGTACAGCATCTGCCGAGGGGTACAGTACAAGGTGGTTGAGTCTGACTATCGCCGGTACGTGGGAAAGTGTTCTGAGTTTGGGAATGGGTGCACATGGTTGATTAGGCTTAGCCTCCGACAGCGCAAGGGCATCTGGGAAGTGAAGCGGTACAACGGGCCGCATACCTGTCTCGCCACCTCCGTCTCCAGCGACCATAGGAGCTTGGACTACCACGTGATAACGACATTCATCATGCCAATGGTTAGGGCTGACGCATCGGTCAACATCAAGGTGCTTCTAAATGCAACGGCAGCACACTTTGGCTTCAGGCCTACATACCAGAGGGTGTGGATGGCCAAGCAGAAGGCGGTAGCAATCATCTACGGGGACTGGGATGAGTCGTACAACGAGCTCCCTCGGTGGGTCTTAGGAGTTCAGTTGACTATGCCTGGCACTGTAGCAGTCTTCAGGACCTGCCCGGTTCGAGTTGGTGGACAGGTGAACGAGTCTCAGTCTTATTTTCATAGGATGTTCTGGACTTTTCCCCCTTGTATCGAAGCATTTCGTCATTGCAAGCCGTTGGTGAGTATTGACGGCACCCATCTATATGGCAAGTATGGGGGAACGTTGCTCGTGGCGATTGCACAGGACGGGAATTCCAACATACTTCCTGTGGCATTCGCACTAGTTGAGGGTGAGAATGCTGAGTCATGGTCCTTCTTTCTCTCCCACCTCCGTCAGCACGTGATACCTCAGCCAGGTCTGTTAGttatttcagataggcataacGGCATCAAGGCGGCACTTGAAGCACCTGATGGGGGATGGCTACCTCCGTCTGCATACCGGGCATTCTGCATTCGACACGTTGCAGCGAATTTCGCCCTCACCTTCAAGGGCAAATATGCCCAGAGGCTTCTTGTCAACGCCGCATATGCAAAGACCGAGGTGGAGTTTGACTACTGGTTCGACATCCTGCGCTCTGAAAATCCGGCAATGTGTGACTGGGCGAACCGAATTGATTATAAGTTGTTGACACAGTACTGTGATGAGGGCCGGAGATTCGGGCACATGACGACCAATATATCAGAGTGTGTCAATTCAATCCTGAAGGGGGTAAGGAACCTCCCTATTTGCTCGCTGGTTAAGGCCACATACGGAAGGCTGGCTGAGCTATTCGTCCGTAAGGGTAGGGAGGCCGAGGCTCAGATGGGTACTGGACAACAATTCAGTCAATACCTAGTAAAGTGTATCGAGGCCAACCTGAAGACAGCCAGGTGCTTCACGGTGACTGTTTATGACAGGGATAACTCGGAGTACACCGTGGCTGAGACGACTCCGACAGGTTCATTCTCACTTGGTACGTACAGGGTCTCATTAGGGTCAAAGACTTGTGATTGTGGATACTTCCAAGCACTTCATTTCCCGTGTCCTCATGCCCTGGCTTGCTGTGCTTATTCACGTCTTACATGGCAGCCTTATGTCCACCAGGTCTATCAGCTTAGTTCCGTTTTCGGTGTCTATCAGATGGGATTTACACCTCCCATTCCGGAGGGTTTCTGGCCACCTTATGCCGGGCCTTCCATTATACCAGATCCGAATATGAGGCGTGCGAGGGAAGGTCGTCCTAGGTCCACACGAATTCGCAATAACATGGATGATGCAGATCCGAACCGCCCAAAGAGATGTGGCCTCTGCAGGCAGCCAGGACACACCCGTCGTAGTTGTCCACAAGCCGCAGGCCCTAGCGGGACTGCTGGGAATTAA
- the LOC130974512 gene encoding protein MAIN-LIKE 1-like, with protein sequence MGDDPGRLYRLDGVAHIAGVINDEPRRCISSVRRQQGMRLDERYVPYLQMAGLYHLARLNDRWFRLDEPLVSAFVERWRPETHTFHMPFGECTITLQDVAYQLGLPVDGDYVSGCLTDFHLYIEGGRPAWQWFHELLGVVPPENQVQKFAVNCTWFQETFGECPDGADEETVRRFVRAYIMMLLGTQLFADNSGNRIHIRWLPYVARLEKMGQYSWGSAALAWLYRCMCRVANRHVVKLAGPLQLLQSWIFWRFPTFRPSGYDEISWPLASRWSGYNPGISNKGPRVQMARLKIDLLQPRDRTRRHPGCPSKGLGASAYDVMAV encoded by the exons ATGGGGGACGATCCAGGCAGGCTTTATCGTTTGGATGGAGTTGCGCATATCGCCGGTGTGATCAACGACGAG CCTCGTCGTTGCATATCCAGCGTTAGGCGGCAGCAGGGGATGCGTCTTGATGAGAGGTACGTTCCGTACTTGCAGATGGCCGGATTGTACCATCTTGCGAGACTGAACGACAGATGGTTCCGACTAGACGAGCCCCTAGTCAGTGCATTCGTCGAGAGGTGGCGGCCTGAGACGCACACCTTCCACATGCCGTTCGGAGAGTGCACCATCACGCTTCAGGATGTCGCATACCAGCTGGGGTTGCCAGTGGACGGAGATTACGTCAGTGGTTGCCTGACGGACTTCCACCTTTACATTGAGGGTGGGAGGCCAGCTTGGCAGTGGTTCCATGAGTTGCTCGGTGTTGTACCTCCCGAGAACCAGGTGCAGAAATTCGCAGTTAACTGCACCTGGTTTCAGGAGACCTTTGGAGAGTGTCCAGACGGGGCTGATGAGGAGACAGTTAGGCGCTTTGTCCGTGCCTATATCATGATGTTATTGGGCACGCAGCTGTTTGCCGACAATTCCGGCAATCGTATACACATCAGATGGCTGCCCTATGTTGCTCGGCTTGAGAAGATGGGTCAATATAGTTGGGGGTCGGCGGCACTAGCATGGTTGTACCGGTGCATGTGCCGAGTGGCCAATAGACATGTCGTGAAGTTAGCTGGCCCTTTACAATTACTGCAGTCTTGGATCTTCTGGAGGTTTCCTACTTTTAGACCATCTGGGTATGATGAGATTAGCTGGCCTCTTGCGTCGAG ATGGTCTGGTTACAATCCTGGGATTAGCAACAAGGGACCTCGGGTACAGATGGCTCGCCTGAAGATAGACTTGTTACAGCCTCGGGAT CGCACTCGACGTCATCCAGGTTGTCCATCCAAGGGTCTTGGAGCCTCGGCATACGATGTTATGGCGGTGTAG